In a single window of the Streptacidiphilus sp. P02-A3a genome:
- a CDS encoding YbaK/EbsC family protein, with amino-acid sequence MELTLESYPALSRPELLAGPVATALGGWSAGSAAEVEIAAIDPALADTAEFCRRYGVALEASANCVVIAAKRGGVTSYAACLVTATTRADVNGLVRRHLEARRASFAPVDAVLAATGMEYGGITPIGLPADWPVLVDPAVAEHPRVVVGSGIRGSKLWLPGRLLAGLPTARVLPGLGVPVG; translated from the coding sequence ATGGAACTGACCCTTGAGTCCTACCCCGCGCTGTCCCGGCCGGAGCTGCTGGCCGGACCGGTGGCCACCGCCCTCGGCGGCTGGAGCGCCGGGTCCGCCGCCGAGGTGGAGATCGCCGCCATCGATCCGGCCCTGGCCGACACCGCCGAGTTCTGCCGACGCTACGGCGTCGCGCTGGAGGCCTCCGCCAACTGCGTGGTCATCGCGGCCAAGCGAGGCGGCGTCACCAGCTACGCGGCCTGCCTGGTCACCGCGACCACCCGGGCCGACGTCAACGGCCTGGTCCGGCGGCACCTGGAGGCCCGCCGGGCGTCGTTCGCGCCGGTGGACGCGGTGCTCGCGGCGACCGGCATGGAGTACGGCGGGATCACCCCGATCGGGCTGCCCGCCGACTGGCCGGTGCTGGTGGACCCGGCGGTGGCCGAGCACCCCCGGGTGGTGGTCGGCTCCGGCATCCGGGGGTCCAAGCTGTGGCTGCCCGGACGGCTGCTCGCGGGCCTGCCCACCGCGCGGGTGCTGCCGGGCCTCGGCGTTCCGGTCGGCTGA
- a CDS encoding response regulator transcription factor: MTEPLRVVVADDQVLVRTGFRMILTAAGIEVVAEAATGAEAVDAVRRTRPDVVLMDIRMPELDGLEATRRILAGDPGELRVIILTTFDLDHYVYAALSAGASGFLLKDVTPEHLVSAVRMVRSGDALLAPAITRRLVERFAHGDPGADSLHRDLAALTARELEVLRLLGQGLSNAELARRLHLSEATVKTHVARILGKLGIRDRAQAVVVAYETGLISVGADRSV, encoded by the coding sequence GTGACCGAGCCGCTGCGGGTGGTGGTCGCCGACGACCAGGTGCTGGTCCGCACCGGCTTCCGGATGATCCTCACCGCCGCCGGGATCGAGGTGGTGGCCGAGGCCGCCACCGGCGCCGAGGCGGTCGACGCGGTCCGGCGGACCCGGCCGGACGTGGTGCTGATGGACATACGGATGCCGGAGCTGGACGGCCTGGAGGCCACCCGCCGGATCCTCGCGGGCGACCCGGGCGAGCTGCGGGTGATCATCCTGACCACCTTCGACCTGGACCACTACGTCTACGCCGCGCTGTCGGCCGGGGCCAGCGGCTTCCTGCTGAAGGACGTCACCCCGGAGCACCTGGTCTCCGCCGTGCGGATGGTGCGCTCCGGCGACGCGCTGCTGGCCCCGGCGATCACCCGCCGCCTGGTCGAGCGCTTCGCCCACGGCGACCCCGGCGCGGACTCGCTGCACCGCGACCTGGCCGCGCTGACCGCGCGCGAGCTGGAGGTGCTGCGGCTGCTCGGCCAGGGGCTGAGCAACGCCGAACTGGCCCGGCGGCTGCACCTGTCGGAGGCCACCGTGAAGACCCACGTGGCCCGGATCCTCGGCAAGCTCGGCATCCGCGACCGGGCCCAGGCCGTGGTGGTCGCCTACGAGACCGGACTGATCAGCGTCGGCGCCGACCGGTCGGTGTGA